Part of the Polyangiaceae bacterium genome, TGGCACCAGCACGCGCGCGCACTCTGCGAGTCCCTTCGCCTGGTCCGGCCAGTGCTTGATGCTGGCGACGCTCGTCACCACGTCGAAGCTCGCGTCGCCGAAGGGTTGCTCGAGGGCGGAACCCTGGACGAAGCGAACGCGCCCACCGAGCCCGCGCTCGCACGCGCGGGCAGACGCCCGCGCCACCTGATCCGGCGAGAGATCGAGGCCGGTCACCTGGGCCTCCGGTCGCCGCGCGGCGATCTCCAGCGCCAGCTGGCCCCCGCCCGAGCCGACGTCGAGCACCCGCGCGCGCTCCGGGATCTCGCGGGCCAGCTCGTCGGCGATGCGCTCGCCCATGGCCAGCACCGCGGGCGCGATCACCCGATCGTAGACGAAGGTCTCGAACGCCGAATAGGGCGCCGCGATGTCCTCGAGCACCGGGCGCGCCATCGGCTCATTCCGGCGGGGCGATCAGCGGCCGCGGCTCGCCTTTGCCGACGACCATGGTCACGCTGAAGAACTTCTTCAGCGGCCGGCGCGACTTGGCGTCCGCCCCGATACCCCAGAGCCCCACCTGAAGCGCGACCTTGTCGCCGGCTACGAGCGGCTTCGGACCCGCCTTGTCGGGCCATTTGCGCTCCAGCGTCGCCAGCGTGCCCGGCGTGACGAAGTCCTCGTCCTCGCCGTCGCGGGTGTCGGTGGTCTCCTCGACCTTGCCGCCCTTGCGGGTGATCTTGGCGGCGATGGCCAGCGCGCCGCTCTTGGGCTTCAGGAGCGAATGCATCGCGTCGTCCTGAGCTTCGCCTTCGACCTGGAGCTCGATGCCCCAGCCCCCGCCGAGCTTGGCAGCCTTGGCGCTGGGCTTGAAGCGCACGCCTTCGACCAAGACCTCGAGCTTGCCGCCGGCCATCACGTACTTGACCTCCCGCGGTCCGGTGCCCGGAGGTGGCTCGGCAGGCTCGGCCGGAGCGGGCTCGCTGGCGCTCGGCGCCGGCTCGGCGCTCGCCGCAGGCACCGGCTGGGCAGCGGCCGGCGGCGGCGCAGGGGACTCCGGCGGCGGGCTGGGCGTGCCGCAAGCCACCAGCAGCACCGAGATCGAAACCAAGCTCTTCATCACCGCGCCTCCTGCCATTCGCGTTTCACCGCACCGAGCAGGTCGGCGTCTTCCAGGAGGTCGAGCGCGGTGCGCGCCATGGCCTTGGCGCCGACCAGCATGGCCTCGAAGCCGCGCTCGCTCGCCGCGCACTGGAGGAACCGGTGCTCGTGACACAAGGACTCCCCCTCGTCGCAGATGGCGAGATAGGGGTGGATCGCCGGCACGACCTGGCTCACGTCGCCCATGTCGGTGGACCCGGCGCCGACCCGCTCGTCCGCCTCCCGGCCCTTGCGTCCGAGCTGCTCGAGCGCGGCGCCGAAGCGCCGGGCCAACGTCATGTTGTTGCTCATCTCGCGGTAGCCGGTGCGCACCGAGAGCTCCACCGTCACTCCCGCTGCCAGCGCCGCCCCGCGGGCGCAGCGCTCGACGATGGCCTGGACCCGCTCGAGCTCGGCGTGGGTCTTGGCACGCACCGAAAACTCGCACGCCGCGCGCTCGGGGATGATGTTGACGGCCTGCCCGCCGTTGGTGACGAAGCCGTGGACCCGAACCCCGTCGCGGAAGTGCACGCGCTGCGAGTCGATCAGGCGAAAGGTCTCGAGGCACGCGGTCAGCGCGCTCGCGCCCTCCCAGGGCGCGGCGGAGGCGTGTGACGGGGTGCCGGTGAAGCGCATCTCCACCCATTTGCTCGCCAAGGCCGGGTGCGCGAGCAGGTCACGGTCGAAGGGGTGGAACATCATCGCCGCGTCCACCCCGTCGAAGGCGCCCTTCTCGATCAGGCGGATCTTCCCGGCCCCGCCCTCTTCGCCCGGCGTCCCGATGATCTCCACCGTGCCGGGCAGCTCGGGCCCCAGGCGCGCCAGCGCCACGAACGCGCCGACGGCCCCGCCCGCGATCAGGTTGTGCCCGCAGGCGTGGCCGATCTCCGGCAGCGCGTCGTACTCCGCCAGGATCGCCACGCGCGGACCCTGCCCGTTGCCAGCGCGCGCGCGGAACGCGGTGGGGTAGCCCGCGAGCGAGCGCTCGACCTCCACTTCCGCGAGCTGCTCCAAGGCTTCGCTGATCCAGGCAGCGGCGCGGTGCTCCTCCCAGCGCAGCTCGGGATTTTCGTGCAAGCGGCGCGAGAGCGCGACCAGCGGAGCACGGAGCTCTTCCACGGAGCGGTCGACGAGCGCGCGGTCGAAGGACATGGGGCAAGAAGAAATACCACGCGCCCGTGAGAAATTGTCGCAGGATAGCGCGCGTGAATCGCACGGCTTTCACGCTCCTCGGAGGGCTGCTCTGCACCAGCGCGTGCGAGCGGCCGGACGCCCAGCGCGCCGCGACGCCCACGGACGCCGCGAAAGCCCCGAGCGCCGAGCCCGCCCCGCCCAGCGCCCCGACGCCCGCGCCCCCACCGGTCAAGCTCGACGTGGCCGAAAAGGCCATGGGCACCGAAGTGCGCATCATCGCCTTCTCCAGCGCGAGCGCGCCGGAAGCCAAGGCCCGCGCCGCCATCGACCAGGCGATGGCGGAGATCCGCCGCCTGGAAGACGTGATGACCACCTGGCGTCCGAGCGAGCTCCAGCGCCTGAACGACGAGTCCGGCGAGTGGGTGGCGGTCGGCGCGGACTCGCTCGACGTGCTCGACAAGAGCATCTGGGCCGGCAAGACCTCGAAGGGGACCTTCGACATCACCTTCGCTTCGATGAACGACGTCTGGAAGTTCGGCGACGCCGCCGACCCCGAGCCGAAGCTACCCGCCAAGGCCGAGATCGAGAAGCGGAGGAAGCTGGTCGACTATCGCAAGATCGAGCTCGACCGCGAGGGCAAGAAGGCGCGCATCGGCAAGGGCCAGCGCATCGACGTCGGCGGCATCGCCAAGGGCTACGCCGTGGACGCGGCGGCGCGCGTGCTTCGCGCGGCGGGCGTGAGCGACTTCCTGGTGCAGGCCGGCGGTGATCTATTCGGCTCCGGCAAGAAGCCTGACGGCTCCCCTTGGGTCAGTGGCATCCGCGATCCACGGGGCTCCGCCACCACCTTCTTCGCCACCATCGAGCTCGAGAACCACGCCTTCTCGACCGCGGGTGACTACGCCCGCTCCTTCGTCAAGGACGGCAAACGCTACCACCACATCATCGATCCCCGCACCGGCTGGCCGGCGACCGCGTGCCGCAGCGTGACCATCTGGGCGGGCGACGCCTTCACCGCCGACGCCGTGGACGACGCGGTCTTCATCCTGGGCCCGAAGGAGGGCCTCGAGCTGGTCGAGTCCCTGCCGGACGTGGGCGCCGTGATCGTGGACGCGGAGAACGAGGTCCACGTCAGCAAGCGCCTCGAGGGCAAGGTGAAGATCACGCGTCCGCCCACGGACGCGCCGTGAGGGGGAGCCGGACACGCTGAACGGTCGAGGGCAGCCGAGCGGCGCGGCGCTTTGCGTCGATCTCCCGAAGAGTGCATGCTTGGCGCCGCCGCACCGTCTGACGCGAGCTGCGCCGGAGTAAACCGATGACTCGATCCACGTTTCACCTGTTCCAGGTCGCGATCTCGGGCCTGCTCTGGACCCTCCTCGCCCAGGCGGGCGAGCCCTGCCCAGAGGGGTACGCGCCGGACGCGCAGGGAAAGTGCACGGCCTGCGCCGCCGGCTACGTCAAGAACGCGAAGACGGGCGCCTGCAAGAAGCCACCGAGCTGCCCGACCGGCCAGGTGCTGGTCGTCGACAAATGCTTCCCGGCCTGCACCACCGGCTACGCCCACGACTCCAGCGGCAAGTGCACCCTCTGCGCCGACGGCTTCATCAAGGACCAGAAGTCCGGCGCCTGCAAGAAGCCGCCGACCTGCACGCCGCCTCAGGTCCTCGTCGTCGACAAGTGCTTCCCGCCCTGCACCGCCGGCTACGCCCACGATTCCAGCGGCAAATGCACCCTCTGCGCCGACGGCTACCTCAAGGACAAGTCAGGCGCCTGCAAGAAGCCCGCGGGCTGAGCTCGGAGTCCCCGGACCCCACTAACTCGCCTCGGCTGGAGCGGGCCCGATACCATTGTCGTCGGGAGTAGAAGCGACATGAGAGAACGGAGATCCCAGCGCTCGGGCGAGCGCGGGCAGGCGTTGGCCTACCAGCTCGAGGCCTGTGTTCGGCGCGCCGGAGCGAAGTTCATGGTGCTCGCGGACGCCGGCGGGCTGGTTCTGGCCAGCTCGGCTGGGGATCCGGCCGAGTGCGAGGAGGCGGCGGCCCGCTTGGCCGCCCTGGACCTGTGCGACGCCTCGGTCGGCGAGGTGTGGCGCGCGGACCGCTCCATTTCGGGGCTGTGCTTCACGGCCATGGGGCAGCGCCTGTTGATCGGCATCGGCGGGCCGAGCGTGGAGGGTGCGCTGCCCGAGGTCCGGCGCGCCATCGAGGGCGCTCAGCGCATCTTGGCCTGAGGCGGCGCCGGCGGCTCACAGGTGTTCTTGCAGCAAGGCGAGCAGGCGGCCGTGGGCGCGCTCGGCCTGCGCCTTGTCGTAAACGGGTGAGTCGATGGCGCACCAGCCGTGCTGCGCCGGATAGACCTCGATCTCGACGGGGAGCTTCGCGGCCGCCGCAGCATCCTTCAGCGTGGTCTTCGCGTCCGGCTCACGCTCGTCGTCGTTGTGCGCGATGCAAATCAGGGCCGCGGCTCTCATCTTCGCAAACAGCTTGTGTGGACTGCTGGGCTCCTTGGTCACCAGGCCGCCACCGTGAAAAGACCCGATGACGCCCACGCGCTTCGGCGCGGCGGCGGCGGTGCGGAAGGTGAACGGGCCGCCCATGCAGTAGCCGGTCGTCGCCAGCTTGCGAGCGGTCTCGACCTCGGGCTGCTCGTCGAGCCACTTCACGAACGCCGCACCGTCCTTCGCGATGGCCTCCGGGGTCAGCGCTTCGCGCATCGGCGCAATCTTGGCCTTGCCCTCTTCGGTTCGCCACTCGGCGAAGTCCTTCAGAATCGGCAGCCCGGACGAGCGGTAGTAGGGATTGACGACCAAGACGGCGTAGCCATCCCTGGCCAGCCCGGTCGCCATCTTCTCGAACGCCTCTCGCAAGCCAGCGACGTCCGGCCAGACGATCACGCCGGGATGCTTCCCGTCCTTGGGCGTGACGAAGAATCCCTCAGCTTTCCCGTCGGGAGTGGTGATGGTCACCTTGCGCTGCGCGAGCTCGAGATCGGTCGTTGCCGCAGCTTCGGACTTCGGCTCCGTCGCTGGCGGCTTTGGGGTCGGTGCCGGTTCCGGGCCGGGGGGTGCGGCCGCCGCGGGCGGCCTCCCCGGCGCGGGGCCACCGCATCCGGTCACCAAAGCCGCCGCGACGGCTCCGGCGCCCACGCTGAACTCGCGTCGCCCGATCTTCGCCAGATAACGTTCGTTTTCGTCCTCGGTGGTGTCGTCACACATCAGGCTTGGCTCCCTCTGGTTCGCGATTTCGTGCCATCGGAACCACGAGATGGGAAGTGCCCCCAGTGTCGATCGGTTCTCCCCGAGTCGAGCTGGGTCGCCACCACCGGCGGGGAAGTGGTGACCCGGGGACGGGGCGGCGGAGAGGTAGATGGGCCGCACAGGAGCAAGCGCCATCGAGCCTCTACGGGGGCAGGAGCCCGAGGGCAGTGCGACGGGGAAGAGCACGCCGTCGCGAGCGCGAGCACGAGCAGCGCTGCTTTCACCCGGAAAAGCTACCACCCCAGGGGCGCGCGCCGCGCGGCTGGCACGCGCGCTCGCAAGGGCCTATGAACCAAGGCCATGCCGGCACGAGACGCTGACGCCTACCTCGCCACGCTGAGCACCGACAAACGCGCCACGCTGGAGAAGGTGCGCGCCAGGATCCGCGCCGCAGCCCCCGAGGCGAAAGAGGGCATGAGCTACGGGATGCCGGCGTTCATCCAGGGCAAGCCGATCGCCGGCTATGCGGCGGGCGCCAAACATTGCGCCTACTACCCGATGAGCGGCGCCGTCGTCGCAGCGCTGAAGGCCGAGCTCGCGGGCTACGACACGAGCAAGGGCGCGATCCGTTTTCCGATCGGCAAGCCGCTGCCGGCGGCGCTGATCCGGAAGCTGGTGAAGGCGCGCTTGGCTGAGCTGGCAGAGTGACGGCGTGTTTCGCATCGCCCACGTCTCGGATCTCCACGTCCTCGCGCCTGCGGGCGTCGAGCTCAGGCGCATCCTCTTCAACAAGCGCGTGACGGGCTATGCCAACCTCCTGCTCAAGCGCGCTCGCGTGTACCGCCGCGACTACCTCCTGTCGGTGCTCTCCGCCGCCGCCGCCGCGTCCGATCACGTGGTGGTGACCGGGGACATCACGAACCTGTCGCTCGAGGGCGAATACGAGGAGGCGGTCCGACTGCTGGAGGACGCAGCGCGTTGGACGGAGGTCACGGTGGTGCCGGGCAACCACGACATCTACTTGCCCGCCATCCACCACGAGCGGCGCTTCCCGCATCATTTCGGCGGGTTCATGCAGAGCGATCTGCCGGCGCTCGCGGTGGAGCTGCCGGCCGGGCACTTCCCCTGCGTCAAGCTGCGGGGTCCGGCGGCCATCATCGGGCTCTCCAGCGCGGTCCCGAGGCCACCGTTCGTCTCCGCGGGCTACCTCGGTGCGGCGCAGCTCGAGGCACTCGGGCAGGTCCTCCAGCATCCGGAGGTCGTGCGCCGTACTCCCGTCGTGCTGGTCCACCACTGCCCCTTCGACTCGCGCCTCCGACTCGAGCAGCTCCGGAGCGGGCTCGTCGACGCGAGCGCGTTTCGCGCCGCGCTCGAGCCCCTGGCGTGCGGGCTCGTGCTCTACGGGCACCTGCACGTGCGACGGCACGCACGCCTGCTCACCACCTCGGGCGCGCTGGACGTCGTGTGCGCGACAGCCGCGGCCCTCGACCACGACGACGACCGCGTGCGCGCGGGGTTCAACCTGTACGAGCTCGACGAGGAAGGCCGGATCGCCGCCATCGGGGCGCGTGTGCTCGAGCCGGCCGGGGCCACGTTCCGCTACGCCCAGCTCGCCGTGCCGCTGGAGGCGGCGTGAGGTACCGGCGCGCGCTGTTCGTGCTCGGGCTCGGCAGGGACGCCGCGCCGCAGCTCGCCTTTCTCCGCCGCGTCGCACCCGAGCTCGAGCACCTCCTCGTCGTCGCCGAGCTCGAGACGCCAGCCTTCGCCTGGCTGCTCGGCGAGCGCCCGCAGGCCCCGGACGAGGCTGCTCTCGAAGCCTTGCGCGAGGCCGCAGCCGGGGTCGCTCGCAGTGTGGACGTGAAGGTCACACCCGAGCTCGGCGGCGAGGCGCTCGCGGCACTGTGCGGCGCCGAACGGACCGACCTCTTGGTGTTCGGCTCGCGCTCGCTCCGCCGGGCCTGGGTCGTTTCCGCCGAGCGCAAGCGCCAGCAGGCGGCGGTGCTCTGGTGCGAGGGAGCGACGGCGCCGGGGCCCATTCGCGAGATCGCTTGCGTCGTCCTCGACGAGCACTCGCGGGCGGAGCTCGCGGCCTTCCTCCGGGATCACACCGATCGGAGCCACCACGTCACGTTGCTCTCGCGGGCGTCGCTCGCGCCCGACCTCGTGGCGACGAGCCTCCAGGTCTCGGGCATCGAGGCGCGCGTGGACGTCTCGAGCCTGCACGACGCGCCGTCGATGCAAGCTTGGATCGAAGAGTGGGTGCGCGAGCGGCCCGTGGATCTGCTGGTGCTCTCGCGCATCTCCAGCGCGTTCCTGGCGTCTGCGCTCCGCACGGCGCCCGTGCTCCTGCTCCCGCCGCCCTCGGTGACCCGCCCGTTCGGGCAGCGTCCCATCGACGTGCCCGATCTCCTGGACGACGGCGGCCCGATCCGCGCGCGAGCCGACCACGTCGCGGCCGTGGGGAACCTGGCACCCGTGCCCGATCAGCAGCTGGCGTTCGTCTCGGGCGGCCAAGTCGTGGCGACGGTCTCGACCCAGGGTGGAGAGCTCGAGCTCCCGCCGGGGCTCTCCGCCAGCGCCCTCGGCGTGTACCGCGTCGGCGAGAGCCCACCGGCGGAGCCGCTCGCGGCGATCGAGGAGCAAGTCGCCGTCATCGGTCCCGGGAGCCGGCCGGTCGTGGTGGTCGACTCCGCGCTCCCCGATCAGACCTTGCGCTCCGTCGCCGAGCTCGCCGAAGCGTCGGCCACGGATGTCCTCGCCGTGCGCCTGCGACCGACCCGCAGCTGCCGCTCGATCCGGGAGCGGCTCCGCGACGCCGGGCTCTCGCCGCAGGTCCTGGATGCCCGCGTCGTCCTCGACGAAGGAGAGGCGCTCGACGTCTCGGAGGCGCTCGACCCGATACGCCTGGCACGAGTGGCGTCGAGGCTCGCGCGGGCGGGCTCGTCGGTCTCGGCCATCGTCCACCGGGGCGAGGTCGCGCCGCTGACGGAAGGCTTCGGCGTGCTCTCTGCCGCGGATCTCGCGGCCGACTCCAGCGTGATCCTCGTGGCGCGTCCCGCCGAAGCCGTCACCCCGCTGGCCAGCGCCGGAAACCGGATCGAGCTGGAGCTGGACAACGCGAGAGCGCGCCGCTGGCTGCTCGAGGCCATCGCGCTGAGCGAGAAGACGCTGCACTTCCAGGTGTACATGGCCGAGGACGACGACGTTGGCGGGCCGGTCGAAGAAGCGCTCGCCCGCGCGGCCGCACGCGGCGTCACGGTGAGGGTGCTGGTGGATTCCCTGCACGGGCTGCACGGCTCGTTTGGTGCTCGAAACCCGCTGCTCGAGCGCCTCGCCGCGCGCCCGGGGGTCGAGCTCCGAGCGCTGCGCCCGATCACCGAGCTGCCATCGCTGACCGACCTCAAGCGACGGGACCACCGCAAGCTCGTCGTGGCCGACGGCAAGCTCGCTCTGCTCGGCGGACGCAACCTATCCCACGAGTACTACACGGGCTTCGACGAGGTGCTGGTCACTCCCGCCTCGACGTGGCGACACGTGCCGTGGCTCGACGCGGGCGCGCGCGTCGAGGGCCCGGCGGTCGAGGCCTTGGAGTCGTCGTTCCTGGAGACCTGGGTCGAGGCGGGCGGCGCGCCCTTCGCGGTCGGCCCGGCACCAGCCGCTGGCTCGTCGAACGCCCGCGTGGTCGTCCACCACGGGCTCCGCGAAGCGCGCACGCTGGAGACCTACCTCGAACTGGTCGGCGCGGCGACGTCCCACCTCTACGTCGTCAACGGCTTCCCGCTCGTGCTCGAGCTCCAGCACGCGCTCATGCGCGCGCTCCGGCGCGGCGTGCGCGTGCGTGTTCTGCTCGGCTGCGCCACGCCGACGCACGGCGGACGCCCCTTCGGCGGGCCGTGGTCGAACGCACGCACCGCGGCCATGGAGCTCACGCACTCGCGGGTGGATCCCATCATCGCGGCGGGCGGAGAGGTCCACCTGTTCGCGCTACGAGACGTTCCTGGCTGGGCGCCGGAGCTCGGCCTGGTGCACCCTCACGTGCACGCCAAGGTGATGTGCGCGGACGGAGAGCGCTGCGCCGTCGGCAGCGCCAACATGGACATCACCGCGTCGTACTGGGAGAGCGAGCTCCTGCTCGTCGTCGAGGACGCTGCCCTCGCGCGCGCGTTCGAGGCCGAGCT contains:
- a CDS encoding class I SAM-dependent methyltransferase, whose protein sequence is MARPVLEDIAAPYSAFETFVYDRVIAPAVLAMGERIADELAREIPERARVLDVGSGGGQLALEIAARRPEAQVTGLDLSPDQVARASARACERGLGGRVRFVQGSALEQPFGDASFDVVTSVASIKHWPDQAKGLAECARVLVPGGRLFVFEADRGCRLDDARDFVARWRLPALLRVPALAAFRTWVAGQAIDLDDARELVGALPLEASEVRRISGTPALVLGGTKR
- a CDS encoding M20 family metallopeptidase codes for the protein MSFDRALVDRSVEELRAPLVALSRRLHENPELRWEEHRAAAWISEALEQLAEVEVERSLAGYPTAFRARAGNGQGPRVAILAEYDALPEIGHACGHNLIAGGAVGAFVALARLGPELPGTVEIIGTPGEEGGAGKIRLIEKGAFDGVDAAMMFHPFDRDLLAHPALASKWVEMRFTGTPSHASAAPWEGASALTACLETFRLIDSQRVHFRDGVRVHGFVTNGGQAVNIIPERAACEFSVRAKTHAELERVQAIVERCARGAALAAGVTVELSVRTGYREMSNNMTLARRFGAALEQLGRKGREADERVGAGSTDMGDVSQVVPAIHPYLAICDEGESLCHEHRFLQCAASERGFEAMLVGAKAMARTALDLLEDADLLGAVKREWQEAR
- a CDS encoding FAD:protein FMN transferase, coding for MNRTAFTLLGGLLCTSACERPDAQRAATPTDAAKAPSAEPAPPSAPTPAPPPVKLDVAEKAMGTEVRIIAFSSASAPEAKARAAIDQAMAEIRRLEDVMTTWRPSELQRLNDESGEWVAVGADSLDVLDKSIWAGKTSKGTFDITFASMNDVWKFGDAADPEPKLPAKAEIEKRRKLVDYRKIELDREGKKARIGKGQRIDVGGIAKGYAVDAAARVLRAAGVSDFLVQAGGDLFGSGKKPDGSPWVSGIRDPRGSATTFFATIELENHAFSTAGDYARSFVKDGKRYHHIIDPRTGWPATACRSVTIWAGDAFTADAVDDAVFILGPKEGLELVESLPDVGAVIVDAENEVHVSKRLEGKVKITRPPTDAP
- a CDS encoding dienelactone hydrolase family protein gives rise to the protein MCDDTTEDENERYLAKIGRREFSVGAGAVAAALVTGCGGPAPGRPPAAAAPPGPEPAPTPKPPATEPKSEAAATTDLELAQRKVTITTPDGKAEGFFVTPKDGKHPGVIVWPDVAGLREAFEKMATGLARDGYAVLVVNPYYRSSGLPILKDFAEWRTEEGKAKIAPMREALTPEAIAKDGAAFVKWLDEQPEVETARKLATTGYCMGGPFTFRTAAAAPKRVGVIGSFHGGGLVTKEPSSPHKLFAKMRAAALICIAHNDDEREPDAKTTLKDAAAAAKLPVEIEVYPAQHGWCAIDSPVYDKAQAERAHGRLLALLQEHL
- a CDS encoding DUF1801 domain-containing protein, giving the protein MPARDADAYLATLSTDKRATLEKVRARIRAAAPEAKEGMSYGMPAFIQGKPIAGYAAGAKHCAYYPMSGAVVAALKAELAGYDTSKGAIRFPIGKPLPAALIRKLVKARLAELAE
- a CDS encoding metallophosphoesterase; this translates as MFRIAHVSDLHVLAPAGVELRRILFNKRVTGYANLLLKRARVYRRDYLLSVLSAAAAASDHVVVTGDITNLSLEGEYEEAVRLLEDAARWTEVTVVPGNHDIYLPAIHHERRFPHHFGGFMQSDLPALAVELPAGHFPCVKLRGPAAIIGLSSAVPRPPFVSAGYLGAAQLEALGQVLQHPEVVRRTPVVLVHHCPFDSRLRLEQLRSGLVDASAFRAALEPLACGLVLYGHLHVRRHARLLTTSGALDVVCATAAALDHDDDRVRAGFNLYELDEEGRIAAIGARVLEPAGATFRYAQLAVPLEAA
- a CDS encoding phosphatidylserine/phosphatidylglycerophosphate/cardiolipin synthase family protein, producing MRYRRALFVLGLGRDAAPQLAFLRRVAPELEHLLVVAELETPAFAWLLGERPQAPDEAALEALREAAAGVARSVDVKVTPELGGEALAALCGAERTDLLVFGSRSLRRAWVVSAERKRQQAAVLWCEGATAPGPIREIACVVLDEHSRAELAAFLRDHTDRSHHVTLLSRASLAPDLVATSLQVSGIEARVDVSSLHDAPSMQAWIEEWVRERPVDLLVLSRISSAFLASALRTAPVLLLPPPSVTRPFGQRPIDVPDLLDDGGPIRARADHVAAVGNLAPVPDQQLAFVSGGQVVATVSTQGGELELPPGLSASALGVYRVGESPPAEPLAAIEEQVAVIGPGSRPVVVVDSALPDQTLRSVAELAEASATDVLAVRLRPTRSCRSIRERLRDAGLSPQVLDARVVLDEGEALDVSEALDPIRLARVASRLARAGSSVSAIVHRGEVAPLTEGFGVLSAADLAADSSVILVARPAEAVTPLASAGNRIELELDNARARRWLLEAIALSEKTLHFQVYMAEDDDVGGPVEEALARAAARGVTVRVLVDSLHGLHGSFGARNPLLERLAARPGVELRALRPITELPSLTDLKRRDHRKLVVADGKLALLGGRNLSHEYYTGFDEVLVTPASTWRHVPWLDAGARVEGPAVEALESSFLETWVEAGGAPFAVGPAPAAGSSNARVVVHHGLREARTLETYLELVGAATSHLYVVNGFPLVLELQHALMRALRRGVRVRVLLGCATPTHGGRPFGGPWSNARTAAMELTHSRVDPIIAAGGEVHLFALRDVPGWAPELGLVHPHVHAKVMCADGERCAVGSANMDITASYWESELLLVVEDAALARAFEAELDRLMAGSTRLRSDDPAWQELAERRAWMRHWPGVLSA